In Parasegetibacter sp. NRK P23, the genomic stretch GCGGCACAGCCTGACGTTGCATGTTCGATCCCATCAGGGCACGGTTGGCGTCATCGTGCTCCAGGAAGGGGATCAGGGAGGCGCTCAAACCAACGATCTGGTTGGGGGCCACGTCCATGAATTCCACTTCAGATTTTTCGAGTATGGGGAAGTCACCGGTTTCACGGCTCACGATCCTTTCTTCCACGAAATTTCCATTGGGGTCAAGCGGCGTATTCGCCTGGGCGATCTTAGCGATGTCTTCTTCTTCAGCGCTCAGGTAAGTGAGTGCCTTCATATCTACTTTACCGTTTTCCACTTTGTGGTACGGTGTTTCGATGAAGCCCATCTCGTTGATTTTCGCGTGCACGCAAAGCGTGGAGATCAGACCAATGTTTGGTCCTTCCGGCGTTTCGATCGTACAAAGACGGCCATAGTGGGAATAGTGTACGTCACGCACCTCAAAGCCCGCGCGTTCACGGCTCAGACCGCCTGGTCCGAGTGCGGAGATACGACGCTTGTGCGTAATCTCACTCAGGGGGTTGGTCTGGTCGAGGAACTGAGACAACTGTGAGGTACCGAAGAATGAGTTGATTACGGAAGAAAGTGTTCTGGCGTTGATCAGGTCAACAGGCGTGAACACCTCGTTGTCGCGCACGTTCATTCTTTCGCGGATGGTACGGGCCATACGGGCCAGACCAACACCGAATTGTGCATACAGCTGCTCTCCCACGGTACGAACACGACGGTTGCTCAGGTGATCGATGTCATCGATCTCTGCTTTACCGTTGGTGAGGCGTACCAGGTATTTAATGATTTCAATAATATCTTCCTTGGTCAATACCTTGTTGTCCAGTTTCTGATCCACCCCGAGTTTGCGGTTGATCTTATAACGGCCCACTTCTCCGAGGTCGTAACGTTTGTCGCTGAAGAACAATTTATCGATGATACCACGTGCTGTTTCATCATCCGGCGCATCGGCACCGCGCAGTTGGCGGTAAATGTGCTGAACGGCTTCCAGCTCGGAGTTGGAGGTATCTTTGTTGAGGGTATTGTAAATGATGGCGTAGTCGCCGCTCACTTCTTCTTTCTGGATGAATACGGAGGAAACGGCCATGTCCACGATGGTTTCAATGGCTTCTTCGTCCAGCACGGTATCGCGCTCCATCACTACCTCATTCCTTTCGATGGATACTACTTCGCCGGTATCTTCATCCACGAAATCTTCCACCCAGGTACGGAGTACACGGGCAGCGAGACGCTTGCCGAGGAATTTCTCCAGGGCTTTGCGTTCACCTTTCACTTCGTCGGCCATGCCGAAGAGTTCAAGAATATCCTTATCTGTTTCGAACCCGATGGAACGAAGCAGGGTGGTTACAGGGAATTTTTTCTTACGGTCGATGTACGCGTACATCACGTTGTTGATATCGGTCGCGAATTCCATCCACGCGCCTTTGAAAGGGATCACACGGGCGGAATAAATCTTAGTACCGTTGGGGTGCACAGACTGACCGAAGAATACACCGGGTGAGCGGTGCAACTGGGAAACCACTACCCTTTCAGCGCCGTTGATCACGAAAGTACCACGTGGCGTCATGTAGGGAATGTTACCCAGGAACACGTCCTGGATGATGGTCTGGAAGTCAACGTGCTCCTCGTCATTACAACTAAGGCGCAGTTTGGCTTTCAGGGGAACGGCGTACGTAAGTCCGCGCTCCATACACTCGTCAATGGTATAGCGTGGCGGGTCAATAAAATAATCGAGGAATTCCAGTACGAAGATGTTCCGGGTATCCGTAATGGGGAAGTTCTCTTTGAACACCTTAAAAAGGCCCTCATTGTTACGTTTGTCCGGAGTGGTCTCTAACTGGAAAAAGTCTTTAAACGATTGAATCTGAACCTCTAGCAGATCAGGAGTTTCGGCGAGATTCTTAATCTTTCCGAAATTGATCCTGTTTGACAGTGTTGTTGAAGACATATATATAATAAACCGGTTTTATTGAACAATCTCTATCACTGAAAACCAATCAGTTGAATCGCAATTCCCCTATTCTAAGCTGAATATAAACAATAAGCCTAAATTAGGGGATGGCAAAAGTACATATTATTTGTCAATTTGCCATAAAGTTTTTAGCGGGTGCTGCGCTGCCTTGTATTTACAAAAAAGAAGGCCACGGGAAGAATCCCACGGCCGTTTCAAATCAGCACTACTCACTTTCTTGAATGCTATCTCGAGGAGCGGTTACCACCGCTTCCATCTGTTTTCGTTTTGTCGGTATTACCCCCTTGTGTGCTATCGCCGGTAGCCCTGTTCTGCTGGGTATTTACCAGTTTTTGTAAGATTTCTTTGTTGGCTTTCGCATCATTGTTCTCTGGTTGCAACACCAGTATCTGATCGAGATGCTCCACCGCTTTCGCGTAATCTTTGGCAACGTTGGCATTGTACGCCGCAAGGTAGCCATAAGACTGGATCAGCAAAGCCTTGTTCTTGGCCGTATCTTTAGAGGCCACTTCAATCAGTTTGGTATAGTGCGGTACCGCGAGGCCCTGTTCCATACTGGTATCAATGGCTGCATTGGAACGTGCCTGCCAGTAGGGACCATATACCTGGTCGGGATATTTTGCGGTGTACACACCAAATACGCTATCCGCTTTTTGGAATTCTTTGGCGAAATAGTGGGCGCTTCCCCAGTTGTACAAATCAGTATTGGTTGGGTCTTTTTTAAGTTTATACGCCTCTCCCATCCAATAAGCTTCTTTACTATGGTCGTTGAGTTTTTTGTACAGGTTGGAAAGATTCTCGATGTACTTTGTTTTTTCCACCGCTGAAGTATCCAGTGCCACTGCTTTTTCAAGGTTAGCTGCCGCGGTTATTTCTTCACCAGGAAAACGCTGCAACAGATTACCCATGAACTCGTAGTCTTTGGGAACCCGCTTATCTTCCGGTTGCTTCTCGAAATAAGTGGTCATCAGTTCTTTTGCTTTCAGCGAATCTTTTTTCGCGTCGTAACTATAGGCAATCAGCTTATACAACCTGGGTTCTGCATTCGCTCCCTGCGCGCTGATCAACTGCTGCGCTTGGGCAATGGCTTCATCGTATTGGCGGGAAACGAACATCAGGTCGGTGCGGATATAATCATGTTCAGGTGAAGGATCACTTGCAGCGATGTATTTTTCGAGGTAGTCCTTCGCTTTGTTCACATCCCTGAAATAGTTGAAATAGTACAACTCATAAAGGGCAGGCTTGAAATTGGGGTCAATTTCCACTGCTTTTTCGAAGTTTTCAACGTAAGCGGTCTTATTATCCTGAGATAAGTAAATTTTCCCGATCATGAAAGGCGCTCTTGCATATTTTCCATCGGCGCTCAGTGCGGCCATGTATCCTTCGATAGCGGCACCACCATTCGCCAGTTTACGGTAAGCATCGCCACGGGTCATGTGGAGTTCCGGGTTTTTCTTCTCTCTACCTTCCGCTTCAGTCAGTAAAGCCAATGCTTTATTGGTATCTCCTTCTTTAGCGTCGACGTGCGCACGGGCCACTTTAATCATCATTTCGCCCTGGTCCCTTTTCTTCACGCTTCCGATAGCTTCATCAAACAGTTTATTCGCCTCATCTTTCTTACCGTCCATGAGGAGCAACTGCCCTTTGGCTATTTTAACCAGCGGATCTCCGGCCAGAGAAGCGGGAGCTGCGTTCATAAGAGAGTCCGCGCTTGCCTTTTTATCCTGAGCCAGGAAAGTCTGGGTGAGTGTGTACCATGCTGCCCCGTTATTTGGGTCGGCATTGATCGATTTTGCCAGGATATCTTCCGCGCTATTGTAGCGCTCGTAATACAACATTTTCTTGCCATCCTCAACCGATTGGGCCTGCAGGGCGGAGGCCGATACAATACCTGCTGCCATTAATAGTGCTTTGTACCTCATAACTTTTGATTTTAATAGTGCCGAAAAAATCATTGCCGTAAAACTAGCCGCCATCAATTAAACCCGAATTAATGCGGCATTAAAATGAGATTAAAACCTACTTCGCGTAATCCAGCAGTTCACTGAAAGCATATTGGGAGATCACTTTATCCGCGGAATAATTCAACAATTCATTTTTTGAGCAGAACGCTACGCCTATTCCTGCTTTCTGCACCATGCACAGGTCGTTGGCGCTGTCGCCGATGGCGATGCAATTGCTGAGGGGTATCCCATATTGCTTTGTGATATCCTGGAGCGCGTTGGTTTTGCAGATAGTGTGCTTGCAGATACTTTCCGCATGGGAGAAAAAGAAAGAAGGCATCTTCACTTCCCCGGTGGCGATGCTGTTCGAGAATTCAAGTTCGTTGGAAAGGGAAAAATCGGCGCCAATCTTATTCTTCACATAACTCGTTACAAAATCGTAACTATCGGAGATGATGCCCACAATATAGCCGCGGCTCTTCAATTCAGCCACTGTTTCTTCGATATCACCCACCATGGGTATAGACTCCGCTACTTTGAGCAGTTCTCCGAAATTCCTTCCTTTGAGCAACCGGGCGATCTGTTTGGTAAGGATCACCGGGTCGGTTTCCGTGGCTCTCAGTTTACGGAGCTCCTGCACAAAACCGAGTTGCTCGGCGGCCGTGTCAATAAATCTTCCCCGGAGGATGGTATCGTCCATATCGAAGATGGCCATTTTTTTTAATCCTTTTACCTGCTCTTTGATGGCGTATTCCATCTGGTCTTTGATCACATTCATAGATTCGAGTTCTTCCAGTGTAACGGTTTCTTTTTTCTGTACCAGGGCTTTGGTGATGATGGCGCGGGCCACTTCCTTGCTCATGCGTCCGAGCGCGTGCCAGGGCTTGCTTTTGTTGTCGAGGTAGCCGATGTTCACTTCGGTGATGCGGGCCTTCATCAGAAACATGTCTATCAGGATGCCGATGTCTACGCCATAGTCTCCAAAAAAATTCACCTTTTCGAACATCGCCTTTCTTCCTGCGATCATTCCGCTGAGCGGTTGCGAGAACTGCGACAATTCAGGGTAGAATATGCTGAGGAGCGGTTTGGCCACCAGTTCAGTTACCCTGCCTGCGTTGCGGGAGAAAGTTGCTTTTACAAAATCATATTCATCGGAGAGAATCGGCTTCACCAGGTCACAAATAGTATTGGGTGGATAAGGATCAATATCGCCATCGATGAATACCAGCACATCGTTCTTCGCATACAGTATCCCATCTTTCATGGATGTACCTTTCCCCAGTTTGGTGCTGGTAATGACCGTGGCGCCCGCGGCTTTGGCGCGGGATACTGTTTCATCGATGGATTTATCGTCCACCACGATAACTTCAGTGACATGTGGATTGGACAGGCAGAACCGCACCACGTTGGCGATGGTGTCCTGCTCGTTCAATGCCGGGATGATTACACTTACCATAGGTTGTAGCTGAGGGGTTAATGTTACACGGTAAAGGTTTCTCCCCCTTCGGTGTAACGGATGTTATAAAAATCTGTTCTGCGGTCCTTAATGGTTTGTACGCTCCCGAAATACTGGTGGCGCTTCAGCAGGTTCATATCCAGGTCCTGGAAAATAAGCGTCTCCTCTCCTGCTTCCGCGATAGCCGCCACGCCATCCCGCTGGAATTCCACATCAGAAGGTGTAAGAATAGCCGACTGCGCATATTGTATGTCCAGGTTGTCCACTTCCGGCAGGTTGCCCACGCTGCCCGCCAATACAACATATACCTGGTTCTCAATGGCGCGTGCCTGCGAACAATAACGGACACGGAGATAGGCCCTTCTTTCATCGGTATTGAAGGGAACGAATAATATAGAAGCGCCTTTCTTCACCGCAATACGCGCGAGTTCGGGGAACTCCACATCGTAACAGATGAGGATGGCGATCTTACCACAATCGGTGTCCATCACTTCAACTTTATTACCTGGTTTTACACCCCACCATTTCCTCTCATGCGGTGTGATGTGCATTTTGTATTGCCGGGAAACACTGCCATCCCTTCTGAACAGGTAAGAAATATTATAGAGCTCCTCGTTTTCAACCGTGAAATGCGAGCCACCAACAATGTTGATGTTGTATTTGATGGCCAGATTACGGAACATTTCCACATACTGATCCGTAAATTCAGCCAGTTTTCTTACGGCGGTTCCGGGTCTGTCGTTTGGTAGAAAAGTGAGCAATTGCATGGTGAGCATTTCGGGGAACAGCACGAAATCGCATCTGTAATCGGAAGCCGCGTCCACGAAGTATTCACAATCGTGGGCGAAGTCTTCAAAACTATTGATCATCCTCATCCGGTATTGCACCGCGCATACCCGAACGTAATTCACTTCCTGAATCTTCAGATCGCCTTCAGGTTCATAATCCAGGTTCACCCATTCAAGAAACGTAGCGTAGCCACAGGATTCCGTATCGTTGGGCAGGTAATCTCTGATGATCCGCTTCAATTGAAATCCGTTGGAAAGCTGAGCGGTCAGCACTGGATCACGTAATTTTTTATCGATCACCTGCTGCACATAATCCTTGATGGTCATGTTATCAGCATACAAATGATAATTGGGTAATCTGCCACCAATAATGATCCGGCGGAGGTTCATGTCCACAGCCAGTTTTTTCCTGGCATCGTATAAGCGGCGGGACAGTTTAAAATTCCTGTAATCCGGATGGACCATGATTTCAATGCCATAAAGTGTATCCCCATCCGGTTTATGGGTGGACAAGGTACCTTTTCCTGTGATGGCGTTCCAGGAATGATCTTTTGTGTATTCGTCGAAATGCAGCAGGAGGCTGGAGGAAGAGGCCACGATTTTTCCATTCAGTTCCACGGCGAGTTGCCCTTGCGGGAACTTCTCCATCATGCTGTCCCACTGAAGTTTACTCCAGGGCAGCATACCTGGGAAACAGGCCAGTTGTAGTTCCTTCACCGCTTCATAATCGGATGGCGTTAAGCTGCGCACCTCGATCTTCATTTCGGGATGTTCAGGTAGAATTTGTTGCATAGTGCTGATTTTAGTTGCCCAGTACCGCAGGCTCACCGCTGGTGCTTACCCGCCCGTCATTTTGCTCGTTAACGAGGTGAATGCCAGGTTGGGGAAAGTCAAGCATTTCCCTGGTGAGGTTCATGTGTACCGAACGTATTGAATCCTGTTGCAAGATCAATGCCCTGTTGTGTGCCCTCACTTCGGTGGTGCGGTAATACAAACGCACGTTAAAAATGGTGAAGAGCAGAATCACGGCCACCACAATGGAAGGGACGATATTTCGAGCGGATACAGGCATTCATTTTAACATATACACAAATATGCCTGCCACTTATTAGCGGTATATTAAAGTGGGATTAAAAACAGATTAAAACGCTTTTTCCAGTACGATATAAAAAGTGGTGCCCTTACCGGGAGCGGATTCCACCATGATCTTTCCTTTGTGCAACCGGATAATGCGGTTCGCGAGCGCAAGTCCCAGCCCGAAGCCTTTTTTGTCCTTGGCATTGTCTGCACGGTAGAAGGGTTGAAAGATACCGGCCATTTCTTCGGGCGGAATGCCAATGCCTTCATCCTGGACTTTAATGGTTACTTTTTCATTGATGAGCAGGTGCACGTTGGCCTCTCCGGTATGCGAAAATTTACATGCGTTGGATACAATGTTGCGGATGGCGCTGTACAAAAGATCCGTATTGCCATACACCAGGAAGGCTTCTTCTGAATCAGGGAACTCATCGAAATGGAGGTGCACCGTGTAAGAAGGATGTATTCTTTTTACATCTCCAGCGATGCGGAGGAGTATTTCATCGATGCGCACTTCATTCAGTTCGATGGCGCCGCCGGAACCTGTTTTCGCGATTTCCAGTAACCCTTTGGTGAGTTGTCCCATCTGGAACACATCACTATAAACCGACTCCAATACATCTTTGTATTCGGGAACGGATCTTTCGTTCTGCAACGCGATCTCGATCTGGCTGGAAATGGCCGTTAACGGGGTGGAAAATTCATGCGACGCATTGGAGATGAAGCGTCTTTGGATCTCAAACGACTGCTGCATACGGTCGAGCAACTGGTTGAAGGTAGCGGCGAGTTGGTTGAGTTCGTCTTGCTGCTCCCCTGCCTGAATGCGTTTCGTTAGACTGTGTGAGGAAATATCCTTTACTTCATCAATGATGGTGATGATGGGACGAACCAGCCGATGCGAGAAATAATACCCTGTAATCAACGTAATAAAAATCCCACCGAAGAAGCTGAACCAAAGTATGCCTTTCAACCGGGCGATGGTATCTATCCCTTCTTCATCGTAAGCGGCCACCACAATAATGTACCGGTTGAAGCGATCTATGTATTGCGTGGAAAGCACATCCCGCTGACCGGCTTTGGAGAAGTATTCGCCGTCAATGCGGGCGCGGTCCACCATATCTTTTGTAACCACGATGGAATCATCAGGATCATCAAACTGGTTGTAGATGGGCTGGTTGAGGTAGTTGTAAACGATCACGCATTTCCGTTGCAGGGAGAACACGGTATTCTCTTCGATCTTCTTCATCAGTTCCTGATCTTTATCGGTTACTTCGATCAGGTATTTCGCCACGGTAAGGGCACGGTTCCGGAGCCTGTTCTTGAAATTTTTTTCCCTTGTAAGTTCTGAAGAATAGTAAATGGCGGAGCAGAGTACGGCTAGAATGGCCAGTACAATAATTGTGAAGAGCAGGGTTATGCGGTATTTGATTTTCATCAGTCGCCGCTTTCCTTTAGGATGTAGCCCATGCCTACCTGGGTTTTGATCAGTTT encodes the following:
- a CDS encoding cell wall metabolism sensor histidine kinase WalK, producing MKIKYRITLLFTIIVLAILAVLCSAIYYSSELTREKNFKNRLRNRALTVAKYLIEVTDKDQELMKKIEENTVFSLQRKCVIVYNYLNQPIYNQFDDPDDSIVVTKDMVDRARIDGEYFSKAGQRDVLSTQYIDRFNRYIIVVAAYDEEGIDTIARLKGILWFSFFGGIFITLITGYYFSHRLVRPIITIIDEVKDISSHSLTKRIQAGEQQDELNQLAATFNQLLDRMQQSFEIQRRFISNASHEFSTPLTAISSQIEIALQNERSVPEYKDVLESVYSDVFQMGQLTKGLLEIAKTGSGGAIELNEVRIDEILLRIAGDVKRIHPSYTVHLHFDEFPDSEEAFLVYGNTDLLYSAIRNIVSNACKFSHTGEANVHLLINEKVTIKVQDEGIGIPPEEMAGIFQPFYRADNAKDKKGFGLGLALANRIIRLHKGKIMVESAPGKGTTFYIVLEKAF
- the rpoB gene encoding DNA-directed RNA polymerase subunit beta, giving the protein MSSTTLSNRINFGKIKNLAETPDLLEVQIQSFKDFFQLETTPDKRNNEGLFKVFKENFPITDTRNIFVLEFLDYFIDPPRYTIDECMERGLTYAVPLKAKLRLSCNDEEHVDFQTIIQDVFLGNIPYMTPRGTFVINGAERVVVSQLHRSPGVFFGQSVHPNGTKIYSARVIPFKGAWMEFATDINNVMYAYIDRKKKFPVTTLLRSIGFETDKDILELFGMADEVKGERKALEKFLGKRLAARVLRTWVEDFVDEDTGEVVSIERNEVVMERDTVLDEEAIETIVDMAVSSVFIQKEEVSGDYAIIYNTLNKDTSNSELEAVQHIYRQLRGADAPDDETARGIIDKLFFSDKRYDLGEVGRYKINRKLGVDQKLDNKVLTKEDIIEIIKYLVRLTNGKAEIDDIDHLSNRRVRTVGEQLYAQFGVGLARMARTIRERMNVRDNEVFTPVDLINARTLSSVINSFFGTSQLSQFLDQTNPLSEITHKRRISALGPGGLSRERAGFEVRDVHYSHYGRLCTIETPEGPNIGLISTLCVHAKINEMGFIETPYHKVENGKVDMKALTYLSAEEEDIAKIAQANTPLDPNGNFVEERIVSRETGDFPILEKSEVEFMDVAPNQIVGLSASLIPFLEHDDANRALMGSNMQRQAVPLIRPQVPIVGTGLEGKAARDARIQIHAEGEGVVEFVDANEIHVRYERNESQKLVSFEEDLKVYKLTKFIKTNQATCINLRPAVKKGQRVVEGDFLTEGYAVQGGELALGRNLKVAFMPWKGYNFEDAIVISDKVVTEDLFTSVHIEEFELEVRDTKLGEEELTPDIPNVSEEATKDLDENGIIRIGAHVKEGDIIIGKITPKGESDPTPEEKLLRAIFGDKAGDAKDASLKAPSGTEGVVIDKKLFQRAKKDKNTKVREKALLEKVEKVHDKNEADIMEVLLSKLQVLLKDKASAGVSNNFGEVLIGKGSKFTVKNLTGIDYLNVNPLGWTGDEKIDQQINILLHNYNIKYNEELGRYKREKFNISIGDELPAGVLKLAKVYLAVKRKLKVGDKMAGRHGNKGIVAKIVRAEDMPFLEDGTPVDIVLNPLGVPSRMNLGQIYETVLGWAGEKLGMRFATPIFDGATTEEIAEHITQAGLPSFGHTYLYDGETGDRFDQKATVGIIYMIKLHHMVDDKMHARSIGPYSLITQQPLGGKAQFGGQRFGEMEVWALEAYGASNILQELLTIKSDDIIGRAKTYEAIVKGDNIPKAGVPESFNVLIHELRGLGLDLKFE
- a CDS encoding HAD-IB family phosphatase — protein: MVSVIIPALNEQDTIANVVRFCLSNPHVTEVIVVDDKSIDETVSRAKAAGATVITSTKLGKGTSMKDGILYAKNDVLVFIDGDIDPYPPNTICDLVKPILSDEYDFVKATFSRNAGRVTELVAKPLLSIFYPELSQFSQPLSGMIAGRKAMFEKVNFFGDYGVDIGILIDMFLMKARITEVNIGYLDNKSKPWHALGRMSKEVARAIITKALVQKKETVTLEELESMNVIKDQMEYAIKEQVKGLKKMAIFDMDDTILRGRFIDTAAEQLGFVQELRKLRATETDPVILTKQIARLLKGRNFGELLKVAESIPMVGDIEETVAELKSRGYIVGIISDSYDFVTSYVKNKIGADFSLSNELEFSNSIATGEVKMPSFFFSHAESICKHTICKTNALQDITKQYGIPLSNCIAIGDSANDLCMVQKAGIGVAFCSKNELLNYSADKVISQYAFSELLDYAK
- a CDS encoding carbon-nitrogen hydrolase family protein, which gives rise to MQQILPEHPEMKIEVRSLTPSDYEAVKELQLACFPGMLPWSKLQWDSMMEKFPQGQLAVELNGKIVASSSSLLLHFDEYTKDHSWNAITGKGTLSTHKPDGDTLYGIEIMVHPDYRNFKLSRRLYDARKKLAVDMNLRRIIIGGRLPNYHLYADNMTIKDYVQQVIDKKLRDPVLTAQLSNGFQLKRIIRDYLPNDTESCGYATFLEWVNLDYEPEGDLKIQEVNYVRVCAVQYRMRMINSFEDFAHDCEYFVDAASDYRCDFVLFPEMLTMQLLTFLPNDRPGTAVRKLAEFTDQYVEMFRNLAIKYNINIVGGSHFTVENEELYNISYLFRRDGSVSRQYKMHITPHERKWWGVKPGNKVEVMDTDCGKIAILICYDVEFPELARIAVKKGASILFVPFNTDERRAYLRVRYCSQARAIENQVYVVLAGSVGNLPEVDNLDIQYAQSAILTPSDVEFQRDGVAAIAEAGEETLIFQDLDMNLLKRHQYFGSVQTIKDRRTDFYNIRYTEGGETFTV
- a CDS encoding tetratricopeptide repeat protein, which produces MRYKALLMAAGIVSASALQAQSVEDGKKMLYYERYNSAEDILAKSINADPNNGAAWYTLTQTFLAQDKKASADSLMNAAPASLAGDPLVKIAKGQLLLMDGKKDEANKLFDEAIGSVKKRDQGEMMIKVARAHVDAKEGDTNKALALLTEAEGREKKNPELHMTRGDAYRKLANGGAAIEGYMAALSADGKYARAPFMIGKIYLSQDNKTAYVENFEKAVEIDPNFKPALYELYYFNYFRDVNKAKDYLEKYIAASDPSPEHDYIRTDLMFVSRQYDEAIAQAQQLISAQGANAEPRLYKLIAYSYDAKKDSLKAKELMTTYFEKQPEDKRVPKDYEFMGNLLQRFPGEEITAAANLEKAVALDTSAVEKTKYIENLSNLYKKLNDHSKEAYWMGEAYKLKKDPTNTDLYNWGSAHYFAKEFQKADSVFGVYTAKYPDQVYGPYWQARSNAAIDTSMEQGLAVPHYTKLIEVASKDTAKNKALLIQSYGYLAAYNANVAKDYAKAVEHLDQILVLQPENNDAKANKEILQKLVNTQQNRATGDSTQGGNTDKTKTDGSGGNRSSR